One window of the Salvia splendens isolate huo1 chromosome 1, SspV2, whole genome shotgun sequence genome contains the following:
- the LOC121747664 gene encoding uncharacterized protein LOC121747664 isoform X3: MTFHSRHNSLVSYRSLTPWSSVKSTKVYFFSRKITGLDHLIFSHPCIRKKGRVRISDLENGRHSVSYRFSNLQKQSIILSKLRRLDRLQPLASADDGVTVNGSSQSRTNSNMEEIRYKLNQSLQDEDYNTGLVQLLHDAARVFELAIKEQSSLSKISWFSTAWLGVDKNVWVKELAYQASVFSLLLAASEISSRGDGRDRDINVFVQRSLSKQSSPLESVIRDKLLAKQPGAYDWFWSEQIPAAVTSFVNYFEKEQRFSPATAVFRKGMTSDSGSSSDISLLMLALSCIAAIMKLGPTKVSCAPFFSIIPDINGRLMDMMVEFVPVRQAYHSIKEIGLHREFLIHFGPRASACMMQTELGAEEIMFWVGLVQRQLQRAIDREKIWSRLTTSESIEVLERDLAIFGFFIALGRSTQSFLFSNGFETMVDPLQGLIRHLIGGSVLYYPQLSAISSYQLYVEVMCEELDWLPFYPGFSSNSKRTFGHKHIEGPPNAEAIPLVLDVCSYWIESFIKYSKWLENPSNVKAAKFLSKGHEKLKTCMEELGIQRNRSPVDKESQSFDKELENVEVSLLRLEELLQELHVSRSSSGKEHLKAACSDLERIRRLKKEAEFLEVSFRAKAASIQQNDMFSEQETAREERANSESNEIQRFEILRSDLMELEQRVQKSADHFEFEEDEIQAKGDLSSYGNDDKVTKLVQIEKKDGLIEKSLDKLKETSMDVLQGTQLLAIDTTAAMGLLRRVLIGDELTEKEKQALRRTLTDLASVIPIGVLMLIPVTAVGHAAMLAAIQRYVPSLIPSTYGPERLDLLRQLQKVKEMEDEVSVNENSEE; this comes from the exons ATGACTTTCCACTCGCGCCACAATAGCCTCGTCTCATATAG ATCTTTAACTCCATGGTCTTCAGTTAAATCAACCAAAGTCTATTTCTTTAGCAGAAAAATCACTGGCCTTGATCATCTGATCTTTAGTCATCCTTGTATAAGGAAGAAAGGCCGTGTGAGAATATCAGATCTAGAAAATGGTAGACATAGTGTTAGCTACAGGTTCTCAAATTTACAGAAGCAGTCCATCATCCTTAGTAAATTGAGGAGGCTAGACCGTCTCCAGCCTTTGGCTTCTGCTGATGATGGTGTGACAGTCAATGGAAGTTCTCAGTCAAGAACCAACAGTAATATGGAGGAAATAAGGTACAAACTGAATCAGTCTCTGCAAGATGAAGACTACAATACTGGATTGGTACAATTATTGCATGATGCTGCAAGGGTGTTTGAGTTGGCCATTAAAGAACAAAGCTCTTTGTCGAAGATATCCTGGTTCTCTACTGCATGGCTTGGAGTGGACAAAAATGTTTGGGTTAAAGAACTTGCTTATCAG gCATCTGTCTTCTCTCTTCTGCTAGCAGCAAGTGAGATTTCATCTCGAGGGGATGGAAGGGACAGAGATATCAATGTATTTGTGCAGAGGAG cCTTTCAAAACAATCTTCTCCTTTAGAGAGTGTAATCAGAGATAAGTTGTTGGCCAAGCAGCCTGGAGCTTATGACTGGTTTTGGTCTGAGCAAATCCCAGCTGCAGTGACCAGTTTTGTGAATTATTTTGAGAAAGAGCAGCGTTTTTCCCCGGCCACTGCAGT GTTCAGAAAAGGCATGACCTCTGATTCAGGCAGTTCAAGTGACATATCTCTTCTCATGCTAGCTCTTAGTTGCATTGCAGCCATCATGAAACTTGGACCCACAAAAGTTTCTTGTGCTCCATTCTTTTCCATTATTCCTGACATAAATGGTAGGCTGATGGACATGATGGTTGAATTTGTTCCGGTTCGCCAAGCCTACCATTCGATAAAGGAAATTGGTCTGCATAGGGAATTTCTCATCCATTTTGGTCCTCGAGCTTCTGCATGTATGATGCAAACTGAATTGGGTGCTGAAGAGATTATGTTTTGGGTAGGTCTAGTACAAAGACAGCTGCAGCGAGCCATTGATCGCGAGAAAATATGGTCAAGACTCACAACCTCTGAAAGTATTGAG GTACTTGAGAGGGATTTGGCCATATTTGGGTTCTTCATTGCTCTTGGAAGAAGCACACAGTCATTTTTGTTCAGTAATGGCTTTGAAACCATGGTTGATCCACTTCAAGGGTTAATAAG GCATCTAATTGGGGGTAGTGTGCTATATTATCCTCAGCTTTCAGCAATAAGTTCTTACCAACTGTATGTGGAG GTTATGTGTGAAGAGCTGGATTGGCTTCCTTTTTATCCAGGCTTCAGCAGTAACTCTAAACGGACATTTGGACACAAGCATATTGAAGGGCCCCCCAATGCCGAAGCTATTCCCTTGGTATTGGATGTGTGCTCTTACTGGATAGAGAGCTTTATAAAGTACAGTAAATGGCTGGAGAATCCGTCTAATGTGAAGGCAGCTAAATTTCTTTCTAAAGG TCACGAAAAATTGAAGACATGCATGGAAGAGCTAGGAATTCAAAG GAATCGTTCACCAGTGGATAAAGAGTCACAATCATTTGATAAG GAATTGGAGAATGTTGAAGTTTCCCTTTTACGTCTCGAAGAATTGCTTCAGGAGCTGCATGTATCAAGATCCAGTTCTGGTAAGGAGCATTTAAAAGCTGCCTGTTCAGACCTTGAAAGGATACGGAGGCTGAAGAAAGAGGCTGAATTTCTTGAGGTTTCTTTCAGAGCTAAGGCTGCTTCTATTCAGCAG AATGAtatgttttctgaacaagaaaCTGCACGTGAAGAAAGAGCTAATTCAGAGTCAAATGAAATTCAGCGATTTGAAATTTTAAGGAGTGATCTGATGGAACTTGAGCAACGAGTTCAAAAAAGTGCCGAccactttgaatttgaagag GATGAAATTCAGGCGAAAGGTGATTTGTCCTCTTATGGAAATGATGATAAAGTGACCAAGTTGGTGCAGATCGAGAAGAAAGATGGTCTTATTGAGAAATCTCTTGATAAGCTGAAAGAAACAAGCATG GATGTCCTGCAAGGAACTCAGCTTCTTGCAATAGACACTACTGCTGCTATGGGACTGCTTAGAAGGGTGTTAATAGGTGATGAATTaactgaaaaagaaaaacagGCCCTTCGAAGAACACTGACAGATTTGGCATCAGTAATTCCAATTGGGGTTCTCATGCTCATTCCG GTTACAGCAGTTGGTCATGCTGCTATGTTGGCTGCAATTCAGCGCTACGTGCCATCATTG ATACCTTCAACATATGGACCTGAAAGGCTAGATCTCTTGAGGCAGCTGCAGAAAGTGAAGGAAATGGAAGATGAAGTAAGTGTGAACGAGAACTCTGAGGAATAA
- the LOC121747664 gene encoding uncharacterized protein LOC121747664 isoform X2, with the protein MIVVHPFTSICRSLTPWSSVKSTKVYFFSRKITGLDHLIFSHPCIRKKGRVRISDLENGRHSVSYRFSNLQKQSIILSKLRRLDRLQPLASADDGVTVNGSSQSRTNSNMEEIRYKLNQSLQDEDYNTGLVQLLHDAARVFELAIKEQSSLSKISWFSTAWLGVDKNVWVKELAYQASVFSLLLAASEISSRGDGRDRDINVFVQRSLSKQSSPLESVIRDKLLAKQPGAYDWFWSEQIPAAVTSFVNYFEKEQRFSPATAVFRKGMTSDSGSSSDISLLMLALSCIAAIMKLGPTKVSCAPFFSIIPDINGRLMDMMVEFVPVRQAYHSIKEIGLHREFLIHFGPRASACMMQTELGAEEIMFWVGLVQRQLQRAIDREKIWSRLTTSESIEVLERDLAIFGFFIALGRSTQSFLFSNGFETMVDPLQGLIRHLIGGSVLYYPQLSAISSYQLYVEVMCEELDWLPFYPGFSSNSKRTFGHKHIEGPPNAEAIPLVLDVCSYWIESFIKYSKWLENPSNVKAAKFLSKGHEKLKTCMEELGIQRNRSPVDKESQSFDKELENVEVSLLRLEELLQELHVSRSSSGKEHLKAACSDLERIRRLKKEAEFLEVSFRAKAASIQQGDVDGSRTPGGEQPHYSRGKVGESSVKKIDNRSGSGGLWGFLIGRPSKSSALRSSTANDSNDMFSEQETAREERANSESNEIQRFEILRSDLMELEQRVQKSADHFEFEEDEIQAKGDLSSYGNDDKVTKLVQIEKKDGLIEKSLDKLKETSMDVLQGTQLLAIDTTAAMGLLRRVLIGDELTEKEKQALRRTLTDLASVIPIGVLMLIPVTAVGHAAMLAAIQRYVPSLIPSTYGPERLDLLRQLQKVKEMEDEVSVNENSEE; encoded by the exons ATGATTGTTGTTCATCCTTTCACCTCCATTTGCAGATCTTTAACTCCATGGTCTTCAGTTAAATCAACCAAAGTCTATTTCTTTAGCAGAAAAATCACTGGCCTTGATCATCTGATCTTTAGTCATCCTTGTATAAGGAAGAAAGGCCGTGTGAGAATATCAGATCTAGAAAATGGTAGACATAGTGTTAGCTACAGGTTCTCAAATTTACAGAAGCAGTCCATCATCCTTAGTAAATTGAGGAGGCTAGACCGTCTCCAGCCTTTGGCTTCTGCTGATGATGGTGTGACAGTCAATGGAAGTTCTCAGTCAAGAACCAACAGTAATATGGAGGAAATAAGGTACAAACTGAATCAGTCTCTGCAAGATGAAGACTACAATACTGGATTGGTACAATTATTGCATGATGCTGCAAGGGTGTTTGAGTTGGCCATTAAAGAACAAAGCTCTTTGTCGAAGATATCCTGGTTCTCTACTGCATGGCTTGGAGTGGACAAAAATGTTTGGGTTAAAGAACTTGCTTATCAG gCATCTGTCTTCTCTCTTCTGCTAGCAGCAAGTGAGATTTCATCTCGAGGGGATGGAAGGGACAGAGATATCAATGTATTTGTGCAGAGGAG cCTTTCAAAACAATCTTCTCCTTTAGAGAGTGTAATCAGAGATAAGTTGTTGGCCAAGCAGCCTGGAGCTTATGACTGGTTTTGGTCTGAGCAAATCCCAGCTGCAGTGACCAGTTTTGTGAATTATTTTGAGAAAGAGCAGCGTTTTTCCCCGGCCACTGCAGT GTTCAGAAAAGGCATGACCTCTGATTCAGGCAGTTCAAGTGACATATCTCTTCTCATGCTAGCTCTTAGTTGCATTGCAGCCATCATGAAACTTGGACCCACAAAAGTTTCTTGTGCTCCATTCTTTTCCATTATTCCTGACATAAATGGTAGGCTGATGGACATGATGGTTGAATTTGTTCCGGTTCGCCAAGCCTACCATTCGATAAAGGAAATTGGTCTGCATAGGGAATTTCTCATCCATTTTGGTCCTCGAGCTTCTGCATGTATGATGCAAACTGAATTGGGTGCTGAAGAGATTATGTTTTGGGTAGGTCTAGTACAAAGACAGCTGCAGCGAGCCATTGATCGCGAGAAAATATGGTCAAGACTCACAACCTCTGAAAGTATTGAG GTACTTGAGAGGGATTTGGCCATATTTGGGTTCTTCATTGCTCTTGGAAGAAGCACACAGTCATTTTTGTTCAGTAATGGCTTTGAAACCATGGTTGATCCACTTCAAGGGTTAATAAG GCATCTAATTGGGGGTAGTGTGCTATATTATCCTCAGCTTTCAGCAATAAGTTCTTACCAACTGTATGTGGAG GTTATGTGTGAAGAGCTGGATTGGCTTCCTTTTTATCCAGGCTTCAGCAGTAACTCTAAACGGACATTTGGACACAAGCATATTGAAGGGCCCCCCAATGCCGAAGCTATTCCCTTGGTATTGGATGTGTGCTCTTACTGGATAGAGAGCTTTATAAAGTACAGTAAATGGCTGGAGAATCCGTCTAATGTGAAGGCAGCTAAATTTCTTTCTAAAGG TCACGAAAAATTGAAGACATGCATGGAAGAGCTAGGAATTCAAAG GAATCGTTCACCAGTGGATAAAGAGTCACAATCATTTGATAAG GAATTGGAGAATGTTGAAGTTTCCCTTTTACGTCTCGAAGAATTGCTTCAGGAGCTGCATGTATCAAGATCCAGTTCTGGTAAGGAGCATTTAAAAGCTGCCTGTTCAGACCTTGAAAGGATACGGAGGCTGAAGAAAGAGGCTGAATTTCTTGAGGTTTCTTTCAGAGCTAAGGCTGCTTCTATTCAGCAG GGAGATGTCGATGGTTCTAGAACTCCAGGTGGTGAGCAGCCACATTATTCCAGAGGGAAAGTTGGTGAAAGTTCTGTTAAGAAGATAGATAATCGTAGCGG TTCTGGTGGATTATGGGGTTTCTTAATAGGCCGCCCTAGCAAATCATCTGCCCTGAGATCTTCGACTGCCAATGACAGT AATGAtatgttttctgaacaagaaaCTGCACGTGAAGAAAGAGCTAATTCAGAGTCAAATGAAATTCAGCGATTTGAAATTTTAAGGAGTGATCTGATGGAACTTGAGCAACGAGTTCAAAAAAGTGCCGAccactttgaatttgaagag GATGAAATTCAGGCGAAAGGTGATTTGTCCTCTTATGGAAATGATGATAAAGTGACCAAGTTGGTGCAGATCGAGAAGAAAGATGGTCTTATTGAGAAATCTCTTGATAAGCTGAAAGAAACAAGCATG GATGTCCTGCAAGGAACTCAGCTTCTTGCAATAGACACTACTGCTGCTATGGGACTGCTTAGAAGGGTGTTAATAGGTGATGAATTaactgaaaaagaaaaacagGCCCTTCGAAGAACACTGACAGATTTGGCATCAGTAATTCCAATTGGGGTTCTCATGCTCATTCCG GTTACAGCAGTTGGTCATGCTGCTATGTTGGCTGCAATTCAGCGCTACGTGCCATCATTG ATACCTTCAACATATGGACCTGAAAGGCTAGATCTCTTGAGGCAGCTGCAGAAAGTGAAGGAAATGGAAGATGAAGTAAGTGTGAACGAGAACTCTGAGGAATAA
- the LOC121747664 gene encoding uncharacterized protein LOC121747664 isoform X1, which yields MTFHSRHNSLVSYRSLTPWSSVKSTKVYFFSRKITGLDHLIFSHPCIRKKGRVRISDLENGRHSVSYRFSNLQKQSIILSKLRRLDRLQPLASADDGVTVNGSSQSRTNSNMEEIRYKLNQSLQDEDYNTGLVQLLHDAARVFELAIKEQSSLSKISWFSTAWLGVDKNVWVKELAYQASVFSLLLAASEISSRGDGRDRDINVFVQRSLSKQSSPLESVIRDKLLAKQPGAYDWFWSEQIPAAVTSFVNYFEKEQRFSPATAVFRKGMTSDSGSSSDISLLMLALSCIAAIMKLGPTKVSCAPFFSIIPDINGRLMDMMVEFVPVRQAYHSIKEIGLHREFLIHFGPRASACMMQTELGAEEIMFWVGLVQRQLQRAIDREKIWSRLTTSESIEVLERDLAIFGFFIALGRSTQSFLFSNGFETMVDPLQGLIRHLIGGSVLYYPQLSAISSYQLYVEVMCEELDWLPFYPGFSSNSKRTFGHKHIEGPPNAEAIPLVLDVCSYWIESFIKYSKWLENPSNVKAAKFLSKGHEKLKTCMEELGIQRNRSPVDKESQSFDKELENVEVSLLRLEELLQELHVSRSSSGKEHLKAACSDLERIRRLKKEAEFLEVSFRAKAASIQQGDVDGSRTPGGEQPHYSRGKVGESSVKKIDNRSGSGGLWGFLIGRPSKSSALRSSTANDSNDMFSEQETAREERANSESNEIQRFEILRSDLMELEQRVQKSADHFEFEEDEIQAKGDLSSYGNDDKVTKLVQIEKKDGLIEKSLDKLKETSMDVLQGTQLLAIDTTAAMGLLRRVLIGDELTEKEKQALRRTLTDLASVIPIGVLMLIPVTAVGHAAMLAAIQRYVPSLIPSTYGPERLDLLRQLQKVKEMEDEVSVNENSEE from the exons ATGACTTTCCACTCGCGCCACAATAGCCTCGTCTCATATAG ATCTTTAACTCCATGGTCTTCAGTTAAATCAACCAAAGTCTATTTCTTTAGCAGAAAAATCACTGGCCTTGATCATCTGATCTTTAGTCATCCTTGTATAAGGAAGAAAGGCCGTGTGAGAATATCAGATCTAGAAAATGGTAGACATAGTGTTAGCTACAGGTTCTCAAATTTACAGAAGCAGTCCATCATCCTTAGTAAATTGAGGAGGCTAGACCGTCTCCAGCCTTTGGCTTCTGCTGATGATGGTGTGACAGTCAATGGAAGTTCTCAGTCAAGAACCAACAGTAATATGGAGGAAATAAGGTACAAACTGAATCAGTCTCTGCAAGATGAAGACTACAATACTGGATTGGTACAATTATTGCATGATGCTGCAAGGGTGTTTGAGTTGGCCATTAAAGAACAAAGCTCTTTGTCGAAGATATCCTGGTTCTCTACTGCATGGCTTGGAGTGGACAAAAATGTTTGGGTTAAAGAACTTGCTTATCAG gCATCTGTCTTCTCTCTTCTGCTAGCAGCAAGTGAGATTTCATCTCGAGGGGATGGAAGGGACAGAGATATCAATGTATTTGTGCAGAGGAG cCTTTCAAAACAATCTTCTCCTTTAGAGAGTGTAATCAGAGATAAGTTGTTGGCCAAGCAGCCTGGAGCTTATGACTGGTTTTGGTCTGAGCAAATCCCAGCTGCAGTGACCAGTTTTGTGAATTATTTTGAGAAAGAGCAGCGTTTTTCCCCGGCCACTGCAGT GTTCAGAAAAGGCATGACCTCTGATTCAGGCAGTTCAAGTGACATATCTCTTCTCATGCTAGCTCTTAGTTGCATTGCAGCCATCATGAAACTTGGACCCACAAAAGTTTCTTGTGCTCCATTCTTTTCCATTATTCCTGACATAAATGGTAGGCTGATGGACATGATGGTTGAATTTGTTCCGGTTCGCCAAGCCTACCATTCGATAAAGGAAATTGGTCTGCATAGGGAATTTCTCATCCATTTTGGTCCTCGAGCTTCTGCATGTATGATGCAAACTGAATTGGGTGCTGAAGAGATTATGTTTTGGGTAGGTCTAGTACAAAGACAGCTGCAGCGAGCCATTGATCGCGAGAAAATATGGTCAAGACTCACAACCTCTGAAAGTATTGAG GTACTTGAGAGGGATTTGGCCATATTTGGGTTCTTCATTGCTCTTGGAAGAAGCACACAGTCATTTTTGTTCAGTAATGGCTTTGAAACCATGGTTGATCCACTTCAAGGGTTAATAAG GCATCTAATTGGGGGTAGTGTGCTATATTATCCTCAGCTTTCAGCAATAAGTTCTTACCAACTGTATGTGGAG GTTATGTGTGAAGAGCTGGATTGGCTTCCTTTTTATCCAGGCTTCAGCAGTAACTCTAAACGGACATTTGGACACAAGCATATTGAAGGGCCCCCCAATGCCGAAGCTATTCCCTTGGTATTGGATGTGTGCTCTTACTGGATAGAGAGCTTTATAAAGTACAGTAAATGGCTGGAGAATCCGTCTAATGTGAAGGCAGCTAAATTTCTTTCTAAAGG TCACGAAAAATTGAAGACATGCATGGAAGAGCTAGGAATTCAAAG GAATCGTTCACCAGTGGATAAAGAGTCACAATCATTTGATAAG GAATTGGAGAATGTTGAAGTTTCCCTTTTACGTCTCGAAGAATTGCTTCAGGAGCTGCATGTATCAAGATCCAGTTCTGGTAAGGAGCATTTAAAAGCTGCCTGTTCAGACCTTGAAAGGATACGGAGGCTGAAGAAAGAGGCTGAATTTCTTGAGGTTTCTTTCAGAGCTAAGGCTGCTTCTATTCAGCAG GGAGATGTCGATGGTTCTAGAACTCCAGGTGGTGAGCAGCCACATTATTCCAGAGGGAAAGTTGGTGAAAGTTCTGTTAAGAAGATAGATAATCGTAGCGG TTCTGGTGGATTATGGGGTTTCTTAATAGGCCGCCCTAGCAAATCATCTGCCCTGAGATCTTCGACTGCCAATGACAGT AATGAtatgttttctgaacaagaaaCTGCACGTGAAGAAAGAGCTAATTCAGAGTCAAATGAAATTCAGCGATTTGAAATTTTAAGGAGTGATCTGATGGAACTTGAGCAACGAGTTCAAAAAAGTGCCGAccactttgaatttgaagag GATGAAATTCAGGCGAAAGGTGATTTGTCCTCTTATGGAAATGATGATAAAGTGACCAAGTTGGTGCAGATCGAGAAGAAAGATGGTCTTATTGAGAAATCTCTTGATAAGCTGAAAGAAACAAGCATG GATGTCCTGCAAGGAACTCAGCTTCTTGCAATAGACACTACTGCTGCTATGGGACTGCTTAGAAGGGTGTTAATAGGTGATGAATTaactgaaaaagaaaaacagGCCCTTCGAAGAACACTGACAGATTTGGCATCAGTAATTCCAATTGGGGTTCTCATGCTCATTCCG GTTACAGCAGTTGGTCATGCTGCTATGTTGGCTGCAATTCAGCGCTACGTGCCATCATTG ATACCTTCAACATATGGACCTGAAAGGCTAGATCTCTTGAGGCAGCTGCAGAAAGTGAAGGAAATGGAAGATGAAGTAAGTGTGAACGAGAACTCTGAGGAATAA